AAGCAATAGAGTTGAGTTTTATTGCAGAAGGACAATTGAAGGAACCTTTTCTGACGTTCGGGTGAGGTTTGCCTTGTGTGGACACCCGGACATAGCACACAGCAGGATTGGAGCCCAAACACTtttctatatttatatatagcCGCAGGGGCTACCAATCCCTTCTTGCTTGGGGCCCCTGGGGAATGTTGCTATGCCACTGGGGACAATACTTTTCCATCCAGGTGGGACCCCCCCCATGCATGCCCTCGCGTAACCCACCACACCCGCTTCCCCACCCTACCTGCCTTCCCCTGATGGCGATGATATCAGACCTTCCTTGTGAAAATACATGTGTGTGTTGTCAAGCTGGACCACAACAGGCCCAGCAGGTCGGTCCGGTCGCTCCTCTCAGGTTTTTATTTCTGGAGCCTCCCGTGTTCTGACAAGACGTACGTTTTCCTTCCCCAGGGCGTCACACATTCAGGTATCACACACGGTAAAACTCTTTTTTGATTATTATGCACGATTTCATACTgtctctttttttgtattttgtgtatgGTAATAGAGCACTGTTTTAAAAAGGTAACATCCATCTTGTTTGTGAGGGAGCTTTGTATTATCTTTAAAAGGTCACTGAAAAATTGGACAAAGGATTGCTTCCTTGTAAAattcttgtatttttattttttttttttttaaatgaaaaatgtttttttcctaaaaaaatatgactgttcttgacatatatattttttgaaaaataagacTTTCATTTGGCAGTTTACAAACTTGCTCATgacatgaaaattttaaataaaattttttagcttaaatttttttttttcctcccttgaaTAACcttttctcatttttattttattttctttttattttttttaaagattactTTCACCTGTAAATTTCCAGCTTAATGTTATGTGACCTTCTGATTGCCAAAtgtgtaaaattaaaattagattttttattttcctggAATAACTTTCATTTTAGTGaagtttttattgaaaaatgacaatttttcatcacaaatttccaacttcatgttaaaatatgacctttTGATTGTCAATttttcatctttaaaaaaaaaataaaaatagcttcCAATCCGACATATAGATATATTATCTCCTTCTTACAGGAAATACGgtatctgctaaaaaaaaaaatagtgccctTGATTCTGTGATTCAAAAGCTGCTTTCATTTCAAGCCGCACACACCCAAAAAGTGGATGCAATTATCCATTCACAGGGCTGCAAATAATCCAAAGCAAAATATCAAAATGACGCAAGCCATTTGTGTTCGGTGTCGTCCGTCCAGGAGCCAAGATGTCGTCCAAGATGGTCTTCAAGCAGCCGCAGCCCGTCATGGTTCACCAAGATTCCAACGAGTGGGGCAGCGGCATCTGCGACTGCTGCGACGACATCCCCATGTGTAAGATGCACGCTTGGCGACATTTGCACCCCTGCTAAACcccaaatgtcttctttttttttttctcttctcgaTATGTCACATGTTTAAcagaatgtatggtgttccacatagtggaatatatgactggatagcccatacacgcccgtgcaagccattgaagtcacagggcggccatcttgctcctcccacctcgcgagcagacttctgtataaactatacggtacaTGTACAGATTTGACATATagagctcgtaggcagttaagGTCGGAGgcagggtcgttttttttttgccggggtggtaacttttttttttttttttttttacaaataaagaaaaaaaaaataaagacccaCTTTTTCTTGTATTGCTTAGTTCCTTAGGCCCCAatgttagatttggcagaggcatcttttgttgaattagttataattctctaagaatatacaagtttcctccgataaacatcattaagcatctttatgcatgtatttaaggcaagttgtaaatttaaaatataaatcatgctgtttctactaagtactgtctcaaatgttctccaatttccaaactgtaaatgtataagatcgtatgccgagaaacctTTCTTGGGagtagcaatatggcggcctcacgGTCTTGgcatatcggctatccagtcatatatattcagatcagcgaTTCCACAGGGTTGAATTTCGGGACTTTTGCGGTTTCCATTGTATGTGCTTGCCCTcgagttccatcttaagaaaacagcgcTCTCTAAATATAGATTTGAGTTGACTGATAGGTGGATTGTAATCCAGCCCAACTAGCTATCTTGCCAAACGAAAGCAAAACTTGCTTAAtggaatacaagaacacaacacGTTCCAAATTCAAAGTGAAGCGAGCCCGATTCGATGAAAAGGAGCTCGCGTTTATTTACATCCAAACACACCATACTTGCTGTAGCCGCCGGCTAAACAAGTCGTGAAAAAGGAGACGCTTGTTTTGCTTGCTGCCACGTGCGTCTCTTTCTGAAATGTCGTGCGTGTGTATGTTGCCGGTTGAAAGGCTGCTGCGCCTTCTGGTGCTTACCTTGCTTCGCCTGCATGACGGCCAAGAAGTACGGCGAGTGCCTCTGCCTTCCCCTGGTGGACGTCCTGCTCAGCCCCTTCGTCCCTCCCGTCACCATGTCCACCAGGGTGTCCATGCGGCAGC
The Festucalex cinctus isolate MCC-2025b chromosome 18, RoL_Fcin_1.0, whole genome shotgun sequence genome window above contains:
- the LOC144006188 gene encoding cornifelin homolog B-like; the encoded protein is MSSKMVFKQPQPVMVHQDSNEWGSGICDCCDDIPMCCCAFWCLPCFACMTAKKYGECLCLPLVDVLLSPFVPPVTMSTRVSMRQLYGIRGSMFNDCVCATFCTACVWCQMAREMKERAIEIVLVNKHTKTMA